The sequence below is a genomic window from Candidatus Polarisedimenticolaceae bacterium.
GACCGGCGTCGTGACCACCGCGCACAAGAAGCAGAAGGTCGCCGCCGAGGACCTCGAGGTCGCAATCGCGAGCATGGCGCGGCTGTCGGCGAGGGCGTCGAAGCTTCTCGTCGAGGCCTGGCCCGCCGTGCATGCACTGACGGACGTCACCGGGTTCGCCCTTCTCGGTCACGGCCACGAGGTCGCGCACCAGTCAGGGGTCACGCTCGTCTTCGACTGGGCCAAGCTCCCGTGGCTTCCCGGCGCGGAGCACTACGCGAGAAAGGGCCACCTGACCGGCGGCTCGAAGCGCAACGATGCGTATTACGGGGAGTACCTGGACCTGCGGCGCCCGCTCGAAAGCTGGGAGCGCGCGCTGCTGACGGACCCGCAGACCTCGGGCGGCCTGCTCTGTGCGGTGGACCCCGCCGCGGTGGACGCGCTCGTCGAGCGGTTCCGGGCCTCGAAGGAACCGGTGTGGCGGGTCGGCGAGGTGGTCGCGGGGAAGGCGGGCACGATCCGCGTGGTGTGACCTGACGCATGACCGAGAAGGAATTCACCACCCTCGTCCTGGCGAACGAAGCCCGGGCGAATCGCAACCCCTCGCTCTACAAGCTCCGCGTGGCCGGGATGGCCGCCGGGGCCTATGCGTACCTGCTGGGCATGATCGTCGTGCTGCTCGCCGCGGCGGTGGCCGTGTGCTGGGCCGCGGCCGCCGGGCACGCGGGTGGACTGATCAAGCTCTTGTTCCCGATCGGGTTCGTCCTCTGGATCGTCCTGCGCGCGATGTGGGTGCGCATGGACCCGCCCGACGGCCTCGTCGTCACCGAGCGCGACGCCCCCGAGCTCTTCTCGATGATCGAGGAGGCGCGGCGTGCGGTGGGGGCGCCCAGGCCCGACGTCGTCCGCATCGACGGGCAGCTCAATGCCTCGATCTCGCAGATTCCGAGGCTGGGCTTTCTCGGCTGGCACCGCAACCACCTGACGCTCGGCCTTCCGCTCATGCGCCTTCTGACCCCCGACGAGTTCCGCTCGGTGGTCGCGCACGAGTTCGGGCACCTCTCGAAGGCGCACGGCGCCATCGGCGCGTGGATCTACCGGTTGCGGGCGACCTGGGGCCGGATCGTGGAGGACCTCGAGAAGGAGGGGCGGGGGGACTGGCTGGTCAGCGGTTTCTTCAAGCGTTTCAATCCGCGTTTCGCGGCGGCGTCGTTCGTCCTGGCGCGCCAGCACGAATACGAGGCCGACCGCCTCGCGGCGCAGGCGGCGGGAGCGCCGGCGGCGGCGTCCGCGCTCGCGCGCCTCGACGTCGCCGCGCGTTTCGTCGAGGGAGGGTACTGGCCGGCGCTCTTCCATGCGGTGACGCTCCGGCCCGATCCTCCCGAGCGCCCGTTCGACGGCCTCGGCGGCGCCGTGCCGTACGAGCGGACCGAGGTCCTGAAGGAGGCGCTCGACGCCGCGCTCGAGGTCCGCACCGGCGTGGCGGACACCCACCCGAGTCTCGCCGACCGGTTGCGCGCCCTCGGCGCGAAGCCGGCGGTCCCGCAGTCCCCGGCGACGACGGCCGACGTGGCCTACCTCGGATCGGCGCTGCCGTCGATCGAGGCGGCGCTGTCGCGGACGTGGCTCGAGGCCGTGGAGCCGCGATGGCGCGAGCGCCACCGGCTGCACCGCGAGTCCGAAGAGGAGCTCGCGGCGCTCGAGGCCAATCGCGAGCCTTCGACCGACGAGGCGTTCCGCCGCGCGCAGCTCACCGAGGAGCTGCGCGGACTCGAGGCGGCGATCCCCCGGTACGAGGAGGTGCACGCCATGAACGGCGCGCTCGCGGGACCGCTCGGCGCGCTCGCGCGTCACCGGCTGTCGCAGGGGGACGAATCCGGGATCGCGCTCCTCGAGCGGGCGCTCGAGAGCGATCCCGACTCGACCCCGTTCGTCAGCCGGCTCGTCTACGACTTCCTGCGGGCGCGCGAGCGGCGCGACGAGGCGGCGGCGTGGCGCAAGCGCGGCGAGCTGTACGAGGCGAAGCTCGAGGCGGCGAGGGCCGAGCGCGAGACCCTGCGCAAGGACGACCCCCTCGAGCCGCACGGGCTGGAAACGGCGGTCGTCGATGCGCTCCTTGACCAGCTGCGCGACCGGAAGGGGCTGGGGAAGGCCTGGCTCGTCCGGAAGCGTATGGAGCATTTCCCCGATCGCCGGAAGTGGATCCTGGTCGTCAGCGGCGCCGGATGGCTCCGGACCGACAAGCGGATCGTGACACTCGTTTCCGAGATCGCGCAGGACGTGGGGTTTCCCGGGGACACGATGATCGTGGGACTCACCTCCGGCAACGGCTTCCTGAAGGGGATGGTCCAGAAGGTGGAGGGGGCCCGGATCCTCTGAGGGTGGCCGCGCGGGCGAAGTCCCGGTACATTCCCCCCCTTTTCACGGGGGTTCCAAGCTCCATGGATCGTCTGTACGCGCCTCTCGTCGATGCCCTCGAGGGCCTGGTCTACACGCCCGAGCAGTACAACGCGGAGCACCTGACGAACTACGGCCGGGTCTTCCAGTGGACCCCGCGGTTCGTGGTCTACCCGAAGTCGCAGGGCGACATCGTGAAGCTGGTCGCGTTCGCGCGCGAGCACCGGCTGCACCTCTCGAATCGCGGCTCGGCGCACAGCCAGTCGGGGCTCGCGATCAGCGACGGCGGGATCCTGCTCGAGATGAAGTCGATGAACCGCATCGGCGACGTCGATCACGACAACCTGACGGTCGACGTCGAGCCGGGGGTCGTCTGGCGCGACCTGACGCACCACCTCAAGCGCTGGAACCTCGTCCCCCGCGTGCTGACCAACAACCTCGGCGTGACGGTGGGCGGCACCGTGTCGATGGCGGGGATCGGCGTCGCGTCGTTCAAGTACGGCTCGCAGGGGGACAACGTCGCCGAGATGGACGTCGTCACCGGAGACGGCAGCGTCGTGACCTGCTCCCCCGAGCGGAACGAGGATCTCTTCTGGGGGGTCGTCGCCGGACTCGGGCAGTTCGGGATCGCGACCCGCATCCGTCTGCAGCTGCGGCGCATGAAGCCGATGTCGCGGACGTACTACCTCCTCTACGACGACCTGCGCGTGTTCCTCGAGGACGCGCGCGTCTCGATGGACAGCGGGAAGTGGGACCACCTCGAATCGTGGGGGGCGCCGTGCTCCCAGGGGACGCGTCCCGTCGGCGGCGTGCGGCAGGTCTTCGCGAAGTGGTTCTATCCGTTCCACCTCACCGTCGAATACGACGAGGGGAACCCGCCCAACGACGCCGAGATGCTCGCGGGGCTGCGCCCCTACGACAACCTCTACGTGGACGACTGCCCGACGATCGACTTCCTCGAGCGCATGGTGCCGGTCTTCGAGCTGTGGAAGAAGGCGGGGACCTGGGAGTTCATGCACCCGTGGATCGAGTGCATCCTCCCGTGGGAGACGGCGGCCGACTGCATCCAGGAGGTGCTGCGCGACACGCACCCCGGGATCCAGGTCGGCGGGCACGTCCTGCTGTGGCCGGCGAAGGGGACCTCGTCCCGCTCGAAGAACTTCAAGGTCCCCGAGGGGGAGAACCTCGTCGGCTTCGGGCTGCTTCCCGCCGTCCCCCAGAAGTTCTGGGGGGAGGCGAAGGAGCGTCTCGAGAACGCCAGCCGCCTCATGCTCATGTTCGGCGCGAAGCGGTACCTCTCCGGCTGGGTAAACTTCACCGCCGAGGAGTGGCGCGAGCACTACGGGGCGCGGTGGGACGAGCTCGTCGAGCTCAAGCGGCGCTTCGACCCCGACCGGATCTTCAATCCCGGCTTCCTTCCCCTGTAGGAGTGGCGTCCACGATGGCGATCAAGTTCGGCACCCCCGAGTGGGCGCAGTTGCTGGTGCAGGAAGTCAACGGCTCGAGCGAGTACCGCAACGCCGCGGCGGGCTGGGGCGACGGGTACAACGGGAACGTCATGCTCGTCATCGAGCCGGACGCGAAGCTCGCGAACGGGCTCAACCTGCTCATCCGCCTGTCGAGGGGAACCTGCCACGGGGCGGAGTTCACCGGCGATGCGCACCACCCGGAAGCGGGGTTCGCCCTGCGCGCCCCGTTCTCGCTCTGGAAGGACATCCTCGAGCGGAAGTCGATGGCGGCGACCGCCATCCTCACCGGGAAGATGAAGGTCGACGGCGACAAGATGACGTTGCTCAGGCACACCGCCGCGCACCGCGCGATGGTCTCGTGCTGCTCGGCCATCGACACCGACTTCGACCTGTAGTCGATCAGTCGGCGGGGCCGCGCCCGAGCCTAGACTCGATCTCCTGAATCGCGAGGAGATGCC
It includes:
- a CDS encoding M48 family metalloprotease — translated: MTEKEFTTLVLANEARANRNPSLYKLRVAGMAAGAYAYLLGMIVVLLAAAVAVCWAAAAGHAGGLIKLLFPIGFVLWIVLRAMWVRMDPPDGLVVTERDAPELFSMIEEARRAVGAPRPDVVRIDGQLNASISQIPRLGFLGWHRNHLTLGLPLMRLLTPDEFRSVVAHEFGHLSKAHGAIGAWIYRLRATWGRIVEDLEKEGRGDWLVSGFFKRFNPRFAAASFVLARQHEYEADRLAAQAAGAPAAASALARLDVAARFVEGGYWPALFHAVTLRPDPPERPFDGLGGAVPYERTEVLKEALDAALEVRTGVADTHPSLADRLRALGAKPAVPQSPATTADVAYLGSALPSIEAALSRTWLEAVEPRWRERHRLHRESEEELAALEANREPSTDEAFRRAQLTEELRGLEAAIPRYEEVHAMNGALAGPLGALARHRLSQGDESGIALLERALESDPDSTPFVSRLVYDFLRARERRDEAAAWRKRGELYEAKLEAARAERETLRKDDPLEPHGLETAVVDALLDQLRDRKGLGKAWLVRKRMEHFPDRRKWILVVSGAGWLRTDKRIVTLVSEIAQDVGFPGDTMIVGLTSGNGFLKGMVQKVEGARIL
- a CDS encoding FAD-binding protein, giving the protein MDRLYAPLVDALEGLVYTPEQYNAEHLTNYGRVFQWTPRFVVYPKSQGDIVKLVAFAREHRLHLSNRGSAHSQSGLAISDGGILLEMKSMNRIGDVDHDNLTVDVEPGVVWRDLTHHLKRWNLVPRVLTNNLGVTVGGTVSMAGIGVASFKYGSQGDNVAEMDVVTGDGSVVTCSPERNEDLFWGVVAGLGQFGIATRIRLQLRRMKPMSRTYYLLYDDLRVFLEDARVSMDSGKWDHLESWGAPCSQGTRPVGGVRQVFAKWFYPFHLTVEYDEGNPPNDAEMLAGLRPYDNLYVDDCPTIDFLERMVPVFELWKKAGTWEFMHPWIECILPWETAADCIQEVLRDTHPGIQVGGHVLLWPAKGTSSRSKNFKVPEGENLVGFGLLPAVPQKFWGEAKERLENASRLMLMFGAKRYLSGWVNFTAEEWREHYGARWDELVELKRRFDPDRIFNPGFLPL
- a CDS encoding SCP2 sterol-binding domain-containing protein, with the protein product MAIKFGTPEWAQLLVQEVNGSSEYRNAAAGWGDGYNGNVMLVIEPDAKLANGLNLLIRLSRGTCHGAEFTGDAHHPEAGFALRAPFSLWKDILERKSMAATAILTGKMKVDGDKMTLLRHTAAHRAMVSCCSAIDTDFDL